In the Azospirillum ramasamyi genome, one interval contains:
- a CDS encoding ChbG/HpnK family deacetylase — protein sequence MIGTADPPILAGPDRPRPDPAMPLNTPTPLLLCADDYGLAPGVNAAIRDLIARGRVTATSVMSLCPHWRTDAAALRGLKDKADVGLHFTLTDQPPLGPMPVLAPDGRLPPLGRLMGWAYRGKLDGPAARAEIRDELSRQIAAFTDAWGAAPDYIDGHQHVHQLPGVRDAVVEALAALPGAYVRLCGEPLAAVLRRRVAVPKALLIGGLGGGLARMARARGIPANDRFAGVYDFAGSRPFAELMPRFLEGIGGRPLVMVHPGLPDEELRRVDGLVEPRRAEYDYLGGPEFAALLERRNIRLTRFAGLSPRRAFAG from the coding sequence TTGATCGGCACCGCCGACCCGCCCATCCTGGCCGGACCCGACCGTCCCCGTCCCGATCCGGCCATGCCCCTGAACACCCCGACCCCGCTCCTGCTCTGTGCCGACGACTACGGGCTTGCCCCCGGCGTGAATGCCGCAATTCGCGACCTGATCGCGCGCGGCCGGGTCACCGCCACCTCGGTCATGAGCCTCTGCCCGCATTGGCGGACCGACGCCGCGGCCCTGCGCGGCCTGAAGGACAAGGCGGATGTCGGACTGCACTTCACCCTGACCGACCAGCCGCCGCTGGGGCCGATGCCGGTGCTGGCGCCGGATGGGCGGCTGCCGCCGCTGGGGCGGCTGATGGGGTGGGCCTATCGCGGGAAACTGGACGGGCCGGCCGCGCGGGCCGAAATCCGGGACGAACTGTCACGCCAGATCGCCGCCTTCACCGACGCCTGGGGTGCCGCCCCCGACTACATCGACGGTCACCAGCACGTCCACCAACTGCCCGGCGTGCGCGACGCGGTGGTGGAGGCGCTGGCGGCATTGCCCGGCGCCTATGTCCGCCTGTGCGGCGAACCGCTCGCGGCGGTCCTGCGTCGCCGGGTCGCGGTGCCGAAGGCCCTGCTGATCGGCGGACTCGGCGGCGGTCTGGCCCGCATGGCGCGGGCGCGCGGCATTCCGGCCAACGACCGCTTCGCCGGTGTCTACGACTTCGCCGGCAGCCGGCCCTTCGCCGAACTGATGCCGCGCTTCCTGGAGGGTATCGGCGGCCGGCCCCTGGTGATGGTCCATCCCGGCCTGCCCGACGAGGAACTGCGCCGGGTCGACGGTCTGGTCGAGCCGCGGCGCGCCGAATACGACTATCTCGGCGGGCCGGAGTTCGCCGCCCTGCTGGAGCGGCGCAACATCCGGCTGACCCGCTTCGCCGGCCTGTCGCCGCGCCGGGCCTTCGCCGGATAG
- a CDS encoding DMT family transporter — protein sequence MPLPSLPAFLRSGPLAAYSLYIVGSALLASNPVVGRAAADVVPPIGLAFWRWLIAFLIVLPFALSGLLAHRHRLREQWRHYLLLGVLGQGISGAIVYYGLAQTSATNASLIYATSPAMILALAALWLGDAIRPRQIVGILLAMAGVLVILTRGDLEALRHLSFNVGDLLVLTGAVSWSVYTILLRQSGTPLPVLTAFAANALAGVLVLAPFYAWETVAVRPVPFTVSTILSIVAVALFASVLALLAYQKTIAMMGAARASTALYVSPLWAALASWFLLAEPLQGFHLMGVLLVLPGVMLATLPSRKPQARAASEAA from the coding sequence ATGCCGCTTCCGAGCCTTCCAGCCTTCCTGCGCTCCGGCCCGTTGGCCGCCTACAGCCTCTACATCGTCGGATCGGCGCTGCTGGCGTCCAACCCGGTGGTCGGCCGGGCGGCGGCCGATGTCGTTCCGCCGATCGGGCTGGCCTTCTGGCGCTGGCTGATCGCCTTCCTGATCGTGCTGCCCTTCGCCCTGTCCGGCCTGCTGGCCCATCGCCACCGGCTGAGGGAGCAGTGGCGCCATTATCTGCTGCTGGGCGTGCTGGGACAGGGGATTTCCGGCGCCATCGTCTATTACGGGCTGGCGCAGACCAGCGCCACAAACGCCAGCCTGATCTACGCCACCAGCCCGGCGATGATCCTGGCGCTGGCCGCCCTCTGGCTGGGCGATGCGATCCGGCCGCGGCAGATCGTCGGCATCCTGCTGGCGATGGCCGGCGTCCTGGTGATCCTGACCCGCGGCGATCTGGAGGCGCTGCGCCACCTGTCTTTCAATGTCGGCGACCTTCTGGTGCTGACGGGAGCGGTGTCCTGGTCGGTCTACACCATCCTGCTTCGGCAATCGGGCACGCCGCTGCCGGTGCTCACCGCCTTCGCCGCCAACGCCCTGGCCGGCGTCCTGGTGCTGGCGCCCTTCTATGCGTGGGAGACGGTGGCGGTGCGGCCGGTGCCCTTCACGGTTTCCACCATCCTGTCGATCGTGGCGGTGGCGCTGTTCGCCTCGGTCCTGGCGCTGCTGGCCTATCAGAAGACCATCGCGATGATGGGCGCCGCCCGCGCCTCCACCGCGCTGTATGTCTCGCCCCTGTGGGCGGCGCTGGCCTCCTGGTTTCTGCTGGCGGAGCCGCTGCAGGGTTTTCACCTGATGGGGGTTCTTCTGGTCCTGCCCGGCGTCATGCTGGCCACCCTGCCCTCCCGCAAGCCGCAAGCGCGGGCGGCGTCCGAAGCCGCTTGA
- a CDS encoding ABC transporter substrate-binding protein gives MKRILLGAALGMSAALALSAPAQAAKTLVYCSEGSPENFNPMLNTTGTSFDVALPVYNNLVQFEHGGTKVVPGLAESWTVSDDGLVYTFKLRAGAKWHSVGDFKPTRDANADDVIFSFERQWKPEHPFHKVSGGSYDYFNDMAMPKLLKSIEKVDDLTVRFTLNAVEAPFLANLAMPFAPIMSAEYAAMLQKKGTPEKLDQVPVGTGPFQFVAYQKDAVVRYKAFEQFWGGRQPLDNLVFAITPDAAVRLAKLKAGECHVMPYPNPADIDAMKKDSSIVVQEQEGLNVGYLSFNVTKKPFDDVRVRRAVSMALDKKATVDAVYQAAGVPAKNPIPPTMWSYNNSIEDYPYDVERAKKLLADAGYPNGFETDLWAMPVQRPYNPNAKRIAEMMQADLAKIGIKAKIVQYEWGEYRKRMQQGEHQMGMLGWTGDNGDPDNFLYNLLGCEAARPGGSNLSKWCNKEFDDLVVQAKRTTDVDARTKLYEQAQVIFKEEAPWYTIAHSVVYMGLAKNVVGYKMDPFGVHRFQGVDLK, from the coding sequence ATGAAGCGCATCCTACTGGGTGCCGCGCTTGGCATGTCCGCGGCGCTGGCGCTGTCGGCGCCGGCCCAGGCGGCCAAGACCCTTGTTTACTGCTCCGAGGGCAGCCCCGAAAACTTCAACCCCATGTTGAATACGACCGGCACCAGCTTCGACGTTGCCCTCCCGGTCTACAACAACCTCGTCCAGTTCGAGCATGGCGGCACCAAGGTCGTTCCCGGCCTGGCCGAAAGCTGGACCGTCTCCGACGACGGGCTGGTCTATACCTTCAAACTGCGCGCCGGTGCCAAGTGGCACAGCGTCGGCGATTTCAAGCCGACGCGCGATGCCAACGCCGACGACGTGATCTTCTCGTTCGAGCGCCAGTGGAAGCCGGAACATCCCTTCCACAAGGTGTCGGGCGGCTCCTACGACTACTTCAACGACATGGCGATGCCCAAGCTGTTGAAGTCGATCGAGAAGGTTGACGACCTGACGGTCCGGTTCACGCTGAACGCGGTCGAGGCGCCGTTCCTGGCCAACCTCGCCATGCCGTTCGCGCCGATCATGTCGGCCGAATACGCGGCGATGCTGCAGAAGAAGGGCACGCCGGAGAAGCTGGATCAGGTTCCGGTCGGCACCGGCCCGTTCCAGTTCGTCGCCTACCAGAAGGACGCCGTCGTCCGCTACAAGGCGTTCGAGCAGTTCTGGGGCGGCCGTCAGCCGCTGGACAATCTCGTCTTCGCGATCACGCCGGACGCGGCGGTCCGCCTGGCCAAGCTGAAGGCCGGCGAGTGCCACGTCATGCCGTACCCGAACCCGGCCGACATCGACGCGATGAAGAAGGACAGCTCGATCGTCGTTCAGGAGCAGGAAGGCCTAAACGTCGGTTACCTTTCCTTCAACGTGACGAAGAAGCCGTTCGACGACGTCCGCGTCCGCCGCGCCGTCAGCATGGCGTTGGACAAGAAGGCGACGGTCGACGCGGTCTATCAGGCCGCCGGCGTCCCGGCCAAGAACCCGATTCCGCCGACCATGTGGTCGTACAACAACTCGATCGAGGACTATCCGTACGACGTCGAGCGGGCGAAGAAGCTGCTGGCCGACGCCGGCTATCCGAACGGCTTCGAGACCGACCTGTGGGCGATGCCGGTGCAGCGCCCGTACAACCCCAACGCCAAGCGCATCGCCGAGATGATGCAGGCCGACCTCGCCAAGATCGGCATCAAGGCGAAGATCGTGCAGTACGAATGGGGTGAGTACCGCAAGCGCATGCAGCAGGGCGAGCACCAGATGGGCATGCTCGGCTGGACCGGCGACAACGGCGATCCCGACAACTTCCTCTACAACCTGCTGGGTTGCGAGGCGGCGCGTCCGGGCGGCAGCAACCTTTCGAAGTGGTGCAACAAGGAGTTCGACGATCTCGTCGTCCAGGCCAAGCGCACCACCGACGTCGACGCGCGCACCAAGCTGTACGAACAGGCCCAGGTCATCTTCAAGGAAGAGGCCCCCTGGTACACCATCGCCCACTCGGTGGTTTACATGGGCCTCGCCAAGAACGTCGTCGGCTACAAGATGGATCCGTTCGGCGTCCATCGCTTCCAAGGCGTCGACCTGAAGTGA
- a CDS encoding ABC transporter ATP-binding protein, which translates to MPLLDIKNLSVEFTTRAGTFRAVDGIDLTVDEGEVVGIVGESGSGKSVTSLAVMGLLGSNGRVVADRMMFAGKDLLTMPAAQRRKITGKDVAMVFQEPMTSLNPCFTVGFQIMETLRVHEGLSGKALRNRAIALLEQVGIPAPETRLSAFPHQLSGGMNQRVMIAIAIACNPRLLVADEPTTALDVTIQKQILDLLVQLQRERGMALILITHDMGVVAETAQRVVVMYAGQVAETRPVHSLFERPRHPYTGALLDALPERALGKRRLPTIPGMVPGIADRPAGCLFSPRCRFADARCRAERPALSDVDDGRARCFYPLPDGHPAAGEAL; encoded by the coding sequence ATGCCTCTTCTCGACATCAAGAACCTGTCGGTCGAGTTCACCACCCGCGCCGGCACCTTCCGCGCGGTGGACGGCATCGACCTGACCGTGGACGAGGGCGAGGTCGTCGGCATCGTCGGCGAATCCGGTTCCGGCAAGTCCGTGACCTCGCTGGCCGTGATGGGGCTTCTCGGCTCCAACGGCCGGGTGGTCGCCGACCGGATGATGTTCGCCGGCAAGGACCTGCTGACCATGCCCGCCGCCCAGCGCCGGAAGATCACCGGCAAGGACGTGGCCATGGTCTTCCAGGAGCCGATGACCAGCCTCAACCCCTGCTTCACCGTCGGCTTCCAGATCATGGAGACGCTGCGCGTCCATGAGGGGCTGTCCGGCAAGGCTCTGCGCAACCGCGCCATCGCGCTGCTGGAGCAGGTCGGCATCCCGGCGCCGGAAACCCGGCTGTCCGCCTTCCCGCACCAGCTGTCGGGCGGCATGAACCAGCGCGTGATGATCGCCATCGCCATCGCCTGCAATCCGCGCCTGCTGGTGGCGGACGAGCCGACGACGGCGCTGGACGTCACCATCCAGAAGCAGATCCTCGACCTGCTGGTCCAGCTGCAGCGCGAGCGCGGCATGGCGCTGATCCTGATCACCCACGACATGGGCGTGGTGGCGGAGACGGCCCAGCGCGTCGTCGTCATGTATGCCGGGCAGGTGGCGGAGACGCGCCCCGTCCATTCCCTGTTCGAGCGGCCGCGCCATCCCTACACCGGCGCCCTGCTCGACGCCCTGCCGGAACGGGCGCTGGGCAAGCGCCGGCTGCCGACCATTCCCGGCATGGTGCCGGGCATCGCCGACCGGCCGGCCGGCTGCCTGTTCAGCCCGCGCTGCCGCTTCGCCGACGCCCGCTGCCGCGCCGAGCGCCCGGCCCTGTCCGACGTGGACGACGGGCGCGCGCGCTGTTTCTACCCGCTGCCGGACGGCCATCCCGCCGCCGGGGAGGCGCTGTGA
- a CDS encoding ABC transporter permease subunit, translated as MSAEISTNAEPATPDTAAASTPPHPLTEFWYHFRQNKGALAGLVVIVLIALTAIFAGVIAPHDPDVQYRDAILTPPVWQEGGNWSFILGTDDIGRDMLSRLMYGARLSMMIGLIVVTLSLAVGLGLGLIAGFFGGIADVLIMRAMDILLALPSLLLAVVVAAILGPGLVNAMLAVSVVVIPHYARLTRAAVMAEVNKDYVVASRVAGAGPLRLMLIVVLPNCLAPLIVQATLGFSTAILDAAALGFLGLGAQPPTPEWGTMLASSLQFLQRAPWVVTWPGIAILVTVLAFNLLGDGLRDALDPKLKR; from the coding sequence ATGTCCGCTGAAATCTCGACCAACGCAGAGCCCGCCACCCCGGATACGGCCGCGGCCTCAACTCCGCCGCATCCGCTGACCGAGTTCTGGTATCACTTCCGGCAGAACAAGGGCGCGCTGGCCGGTCTGGTGGTGATCGTGCTGATCGCGCTGACCGCCATCTTCGCCGGCGTCATCGCCCCGCACGATCCCGATGTCCAGTACCGCGACGCCATCCTGACTCCGCCGGTCTGGCAGGAGGGCGGGAACTGGAGCTTCATCCTGGGCACCGACGACATCGGCCGAGACATGCTGTCCCGCCTGATGTACGGCGCCCGGCTGTCGATGATGATCGGCCTGATCGTCGTCACCCTGTCGCTGGCCGTCGGTCTGGGGCTGGGCCTGATCGCCGGCTTCTTCGGCGGGATCGCCGACGTGCTGATCATGCGCGCCATGGACATCCTGCTGGCGCTGCCCTCGCTGCTGCTGGCCGTGGTGGTGGCCGCCATCCTCGGGCCGGGGCTGGTGAACGCCATGCTGGCGGTGTCGGTGGTGGTGATCCCGCACTATGCCCGCCTGACCCGCGCCGCCGTGATGGCGGAGGTGAACAAGGATTATGTGGTCGCCTCGCGCGTCGCCGGGGCCGGGCCGCTGCGCCTGATGCTGATCGTGGTGCTGCCGAACTGCCTGGCGCCGCTGATCGTGCAGGCGACGCTGGGCTTCTCCACCGCCATCCTGGACGCCGCCGCCCTGGGCTTCCTCGGCCTCGGCGCGCAGCCGCCGACGCCGGAATGGGGAACCATGCTGGCCTCCTCGCTGCAGTTCCTCCAGCGCGCCCCCTGGGTCGTGACCTGGCCCGGCATCGCCATCCTGGTGACCGTGCTGGCCTTCAATCTGTTGGGCGACGGTCTTCGCGACGCGCTCGACCCCAAGCTGAAGCGTTGA
- a CDS encoding ABC transporter permease subunit yields the protein MLRFILTRVSLVIPTFLGITFLTFILIRLVPGDPIEVRVGERGIAPERLAALRHELGLDRPLWQQFLDYVGNVLSGDFGLSLVTHNTVLSEFLTLFPATLELALCAMLFATLVGLPAGILAAVKRGSLFDHGVMGASLTGYSMPIFWWGLLLILFFSVGLGWTPVSGRLGLIHYVEPVTGFMLIDTLMAGEYEAFRSALSHLVLPTIVLGTVPLAVVARMTRSAMLEVLGEDYIRTARAKGLADGRVIGMHALRNALIPVVTVIGLQVGTLLGGAILTETIFSWPGVGKWLIESINRRDYPALQGGILLIATSVILVNLLVDVLYGVLNPRIRHAR from the coding sequence ATGCTTCGCTTCATCCTGACGCGGGTGAGCTTGGTGATTCCGACCTTTCTCGGCATCACCTTTCTGACCTTCATCCTGATCCGGCTGGTACCCGGCGACCCCATCGAGGTGCGCGTCGGCGAACGGGGCATCGCCCCCGAACGGCTGGCCGCCCTTCGCCATGAACTGGGTCTGGACCGGCCGCTCTGGCAACAATTCCTCGACTATGTCGGAAACGTGCTGTCCGGCGATTTCGGGCTGTCGCTCGTCACCCACAATACCGTGTTGAGCGAATTCCTGACCCTGTTCCCGGCGACGCTCGAACTGGCGCTCTGCGCCATGCTGTTCGCGACGCTGGTGGGGTTGCCGGCCGGCATCCTGGCGGCGGTGAAACGCGGATCGCTGTTCGACCACGGCGTGATGGGCGCCAGCCTGACCGGCTATTCGATGCCGATCTTCTGGTGGGGCCTGCTGCTGATCCTGTTCTTCTCGGTCGGGCTGGGCTGGACCCCGGTGTCGGGGCGCCTGGGCCTGATCCATTACGTCGAGCCGGTCACCGGCTTCATGCTGATCGACACGCTGATGGCCGGAGAGTACGAGGCCTTCCGCTCCGCGCTGAGCCATCTGGTGCTGCCGACCATCGTGCTGGGCACCGTGCCGCTGGCCGTGGTGGCGCGCATGACGCGCTCGGCCATGCTGGAGGTGCTTGGCGAGGATTACATCCGCACCGCCCGCGCCAAGGGGCTGGCCGACGGCCGGGTCATCGGCATGCATGCGCTGCGCAACGCGCTGATCCCGGTGGTGACCGTCATCGGCCTGCAGGTCGGCACGCTGCTGGGCGGCGCCATCCTGACCGAAACCATCTTCTCCTGGCCGGGGGTCGGCAAATGGCTGATCGAATCGATCAACCGCCGCGACTATCCCGCCCTTCAGGGCGGCATCCTGCTGATCGCCACGTCGGTGATCCTGGTCAACCTGCTGGTGGACGTGCTCTACGGCGTCCTCAACCCCCGCATCCGTCACGCGCGGTGA
- the purU gene encoding formyltetrahydrofolate deformylase, whose translation MSETGSDYILTVSCPDTVGIVFAVSGFLAERSCNIIDSAQFGDRISGLFFMRVSFNGSAAGPTKQQLEAEFAAQVAERFGMTWKIHDARRRPRVLIMVSKFGHCLNDLLYRYRTGYLPIEIPAIVSNHRDFYQLAAWHNIPFHHLPVSPDNKAQQEARLLEIVEEEKVDLVVLARYMQVLSGALCERMAGRVINIHHSFLPSFKGAKPYHQAHARGVKLIGATAHYVTSNLDEGPIIEQEAERVDHTMTPDDLVAIGRDIENIVLARAVRYHVEHRVLLNGNKTVVFR comes from the coding sequence ATGTCTGAGACCGGCTCCGACTATATCCTCACCGTTTCCTGCCCCGACACCGTCGGCATCGTCTTCGCGGTGTCCGGCTTCCTGGCGGAGCGGAGCTGCAACATCATCGACAGTGCGCAGTTCGGCGACCGCATCTCCGGCCTGTTCTTCATGCGCGTCAGCTTCAACGGCAGCGCCGCCGGGCCGACGAAGCAGCAGCTGGAGGCCGAGTTCGCCGCCCAGGTGGCGGAGCGCTTCGGCATGACCTGGAAGATCCACGACGCCCGGCGCCGCCCGCGCGTGCTGATCATGGTGTCGAAGTTCGGCCATTGCCTGAACGACCTGCTGTACCGCTACCGCACCGGCTACCTGCCGATCGAGATCCCGGCGATCGTCTCCAACCACCGGGACTTCTACCAGCTGGCGGCCTGGCACAACATTCCGTTCCACCACCTGCCGGTCAGCCCCGACAACAAGGCGCAGCAGGAAGCCCGCCTGCTGGAGATCGTGGAGGAGGAGAAGGTCGACCTCGTGGTGCTCGCCCGCTACATGCAGGTGCTGTCGGGTGCGCTGTGCGAGCGGATGGCCGGTCGGGTCATCAACATCCACCACAGCTTCCTGCCCAGCTTCAAGGGCGCCAAGCCCTATCATCAGGCCCATGCCCGCGGCGTGAAGCTGATCGGCGCCACCGCGCACTACGTCACCTCGAACCTCGACGAAGGCCCGATCATCGAGCAGGAGGCCGAACGCGTCGACCATACGATGACGCCCGACGACCTGGTGGCCATCGGGCGCGACATCGAGAACATCGTGCTGGCCCGCGCCGTCCGCTACCACGTGGAGCACCGCGTGCTGCTGAACGGCAACAAGACCGTCGTCTTCCGCTGA
- a CDS encoding response regulator has product MEQYTGHFMQHLPYLRRYARALTGTNGRGDALVTRTLEWYLEADEDETGRGDDLSRGALYRHLNKLQDEDGASPAVAPYHPVESALMTLDETDRRLYLLVNLEDLPVGDAAAVLELAPEEALERLTHARERVRARLTATILIVEDDAIIAYDLAETVRGMGHIVCGNAATMDEALSLAAEHRPTLALMDIRLADGDNGLEVARELRSRRFLPVIFVTAFPDDLAKHGLEHLGPVIPKPFTRDQIEQAITRAVFMPQPEDARETAQPH; this is encoded by the coding sequence ATGGAGCAGTACACCGGTCACTTCATGCAGCATTTGCCCTACCTGCGCCGCTATGCCCGCGCGCTGACCGGGACGAACGGGCGGGGGGACGCCTTGGTGACCCGCACCCTGGAATGGTACCTGGAGGCGGACGAGGACGAGACCGGCCGTGGCGACGATCTGTCCCGCGGCGCGCTCTACCGCCATCTGAACAAGCTTCAGGATGAAGACGGCGCGTCGCCGGCGGTCGCCCCCTATCATCCGGTCGAATCCGCGCTGATGACGCTGGACGAGACCGACCGGCGGCTTTACCTGCTGGTCAATCTGGAGGATCTGCCGGTGGGTGACGCCGCCGCCGTCCTGGAGCTTGCTCCGGAAGAGGCGCTGGAGCGGCTGACCCACGCCCGCGAGCGCGTCCGCGCCCGCCTGACCGCCACCATTCTGATCGTGGAGGATGACGCCATCATCGCCTACGATCTGGCGGAAACGGTTCGCGGCATGGGCCACATCGTCTGCGGCAACGCGGCGACGATGGACGAGGCGCTGTCGCTGGCGGCGGAGCACCGGCCGACGCTGGCGCTGATGGACATCCGGCTGGCCGACGGCGACAACGGGCTGGAGGTGGCGCGCGAGTTGCGCTCCCGCCGATTCCTGCCGGTGATCTTCGTCACCGCCTTCCCCGACGATCTGGCCAAGCACGGGCTGGAGCATCTGGGACCGGTGATCCCGAAGCCCTTCACCCGCGACCAGATCGAACAGGCGATCACCCGCGCGGTGTTCATGCCGCAGCCGGAGGACGCCCGCGAGACGGCGCAGCCCCACTGA
- a CDS encoding AMP-binding protein produces the protein MLPSGHLDSFTRDRLPAPSQRPDLILERPELQYPERLNAASALIDGWRERGWDDRPCLIGGDGEVWSYGRMRDTVDRIARVLTEDYGLVTGNRVLLRGPNTPMLAACWLAVIKAGGVLVPTMPLLRATELADVLKRAAIDMALCDTHFLDDLEEAALPSLRIVGFRDGELEHRIATKPAGFQPADTAQDDVALIAFTSGTTGTPKAAAHLHRHLLAITDLSPRSVLGTGPDDVFCGSPTLAFAYGLGGLLLFPLRIGASVILLERGTADRLLEAVNRHKATVMFTVPTVYRGMIGRMAADPALAKGLASLRLCVSAGEPLPQQTFEGWRDATGLQILDSLGTTEMLNAVLHAVPGDVRPGSTGKPVPGYEAMVVDDQFRQLPPGQVGRLAVRGATGCLYLDDPRQESYVQQGWNLTGDAFHVDEDGFFWYHARTDDLIVSAGYKISGLEVENILLSHEAVQECAVIAAPDPVRGTIPKAFVVLRDGVYPDERLAEELQSFVKDHIAPYKYPRAVEFLDALPRTETGKVQRFKLRRRAWQPDEAE, from the coding sequence ATGCTGCCCTCAGGGCATCTCGACAGTTTCACCCGCGACCGATTGCCGGCGCCGTCCCAGCGCCCCGACCTGATTCTCGAACGCCCCGAACTCCAATATCCCGAACGCCTCAACGCCGCCTCCGCCCTGATCGACGGCTGGCGCGAGCGCGGCTGGGACGACCGCCCCTGCCTGATCGGCGGCGACGGGGAGGTGTGGAGCTATGGGCGGATGCGCGACACCGTCGACCGCATCGCCCGCGTCCTGACCGAGGATTACGGGCTGGTCACCGGCAATCGGGTGCTGCTGCGCGGTCCCAACACGCCGATGCTGGCCGCCTGCTGGCTGGCGGTGATCAAGGCCGGCGGCGTGCTGGTGCCGACCATGCCGCTGCTGCGCGCGACCGAGTTGGCCGACGTGCTGAAGCGCGCGGCGATCGACATGGCGCTGTGCGACACCCATTTCCTCGACGATCTGGAAGAGGCGGCGCTGCCGTCGCTGCGCATCGTCGGCTTCCGCGACGGCGAGCTTGAGCACCGCATCGCCACCAAGCCGGCCGGCTTCCAGCCCGCCGATACGGCGCAGGACGACGTCGCGCTGATCGCCTTCACCTCCGGTACCACCGGCACGCCGAAGGCGGCTGCCCATCTGCACCGCCATCTGCTGGCGATCACCGATCTGTCGCCGCGTTCGGTGCTGGGGACGGGGCCGGACGACGTGTTCTGCGGCTCGCCGACGCTGGCCTTCGCCTATGGGCTGGGCGGTCTGCTGCTTTTTCCGCTGCGCATCGGCGCCTCCGTCATCCTGCTGGAACGCGGAACCGCGGACCGGCTGCTGGAGGCGGTGAACCGTCACAAGGCGACGGTGATGTTCACCGTGCCCACCGTCTACCGCGGCATGATCGGCCGGATGGCCGCCGACCCGGCGCTGGCGAAGGGGCTGGCGTCCCTGCGGCTCTGCGTTTCAGCCGGGGAGCCGCTGCCCCAGCAGACCTTCGAGGGCTGGCGCGATGCGACGGGGCTGCAGATCCTCGACAGCCTGGGCACCACCGAGATGCTGAACGCGGTGCTCCACGCCGTGCCCGGCGATGTCCGGCCCGGCTCCACCGGCAAGCCGGTGCCGGGATACGAGGCGATGGTGGTCGACGACCAGTTCCGCCAGCTGCCGCCCGGACAGGTCGGCCGGCTGGCCGTGCGCGGGGCGACCGGCTGCCTCTATCTCGACGATCCCCGGCAGGAAAGCTATGTCCAGCAGGGCTGGAACCTGACCGGCGACGCCTTCCACGTCGATGAGGACGGCTTCTTCTGGTATCACGCCCGCACCGACGACCTGATCGTCTCGGCCGGCTACAAGATCTCCGGCCTGGAGGTCGAGAACATCCTGCTGAGCCACGAGGCGGTGCAGGAATGCGCGGTGATCGCCGCGCCCGATCCCGTGCGCGGCACCATCCCCAAGGCCTTCGTCGTGCTGCGCGACGGCGTCTATCCCGACGAGCGTCTGGCCGAGGAGCTGCAGAGCTTCGTCAAGGACCACATCGCGCCCTACAAATATCCGCGCGCGGTGGAGTTCCTCGACGCCCTGCCGCGGACGGAAACCGGCAAGGTCCAGCGCTTCAAGCTGCGCCGCCGCGCCTGGCAGCCGGACGAGGCCGAGTAA
- a CDS encoding peptide ABC transporter ATP-binding protein has product MSTETATPFTGAPIVEAEADRAVVLEARDLRKYYAVKRGAFKPMATVKALDGVSFRLQAGKTLAVVGESGCGKSTLARSVTMIEPPTSGELHYDGRDVVGRSAAEMKELRRTVQMVFQNPYGSLNPRKTVGSILAEPLVINTAMDKHERRDRAVAMMGKVGLRPDQVDRYPHMFSGGQRQRIAIARALMLNPRVVVADEPVSALDVSIQAQVLNLMMDLQEELNLAYLFISHDLSVVRHIADSLMVMYLGKPVEHGAKDVVFTRPRHPYTRILLAATPRVNPDLRVERVVPKGELPSPLNPPPGCAFHKRCPFATGRCAAEVPTLRPVDERLVACHYAEEMN; this is encoded by the coding sequence ATGAGCACCGAAACCGCAACCCCGTTCACCGGGGCCCCCATCGTCGAGGCCGAGGCCGACCGTGCGGTCGTGCTGGAGGCCCGCGACCTGCGCAAATACTATGCCGTCAAGCGCGGCGCCTTCAAGCCGATGGCGACGGTGAAGGCGCTGGACGGCGTGTCCTTCCGCCTGCAGGCCGGCAAGACGCTGGCCGTGGTCGGCGAATCGGGCTGCGGCAAGTCGACGCTCGCCCGCTCCGTCACCATGATCGAGCCGCCGACCTCGGGCGAACTGCATTATGACGGCCGCGACGTGGTCGGGCGCAGCGCGGCGGAGATGAAGGAACTGCGCCGCACGGTGCAGATGGTCTTCCAGAACCCCTACGGCTCGCTGAACCCGCGCAAGACGGTGGGATCCATCCTGGCCGAGCCGCTGGTGATCAACACCGCCATGGACAAGCACGAGCGGCGCGACCGCGCGGTGGCCATGATGGGGAAGGTCGGCCTGCGGCCCGATCAGGTCGACCGCTATCCGCACATGTTCTCCGGCGGCCAGCGCCAGCGCATCGCCATCGCGCGCGCGCTGATGCTGAACCCGCGCGTCGTCGTGGCGGACGAGCCGGTGTCGGCGCTCGACGTGTCGATCCAGGCGCAGGTGCTGAACCTGATGATGGATCTGCAGGAGGAGCTGAACCTCGCCTACCTGTTCATCTCCCACGACCTCAGCGTGGTGCGGCACATCGCCGATTCGCTGATGGTGATGTATCTGGGCAAGCCGGTGGAGCATGGCGCCAAGGACGTGGTCTTCACCCGGCCGCGCCATCCCTACACCCGCATCCTGCTGGCGGCGACGCCGCGGGTGAACCCGGACCTGCGGGTGGAGCGGGTGGTGCCGAAGGGCGAGCTGCCGTCGCCGCTGAACCCGCCGCCGGGCTGCGCGTTCCACAAGCGCTGCCCCTTCGCCACCGGGCGCTGCGCCGCGGAGGTTCCGACGCTGCGCCCGGTCGACGAGCGGCTGGTCGCATGCCATTACGCGGAAGAGATGAACTGA